In Drosophila pseudoobscura strain MV-25-SWS-2005 chromosome 4, UCI_Dpse_MV25, whole genome shotgun sequence, the following proteins share a genomic window:
- the LOC4817004 gene encoding uncharacterized protein CG42266 isoform X1 has product MLCDDEAPPEQSVCRCPTCVLRKPVDVPWPEALELEAEEKAKEEQAEEQRLQEERQRTQKRKSNTSKAQHNQPLGQKALSLSQKALSHKALAQRAIPQESQEKRIKMDKREVGTRRTSIRTIESLHSNATMLEADRQSDFRPNSEGISAASSIMDPTGASQTQQQPQQPTILLIVVNKPPENQFYPPPGAGYGPGPARGAPNYYNPPPGPGFGLGRGPPGYGPGPGPPGYGRPPGPPGYGPGPNYGQYPGYGPGPNYGMERRRNDGYRENRPFQQRSHRGDPRDRRDSFQGDDRYRQPPPPPAQGWRGGPPPRGRRNSESSRRTNEEREGDRGQVSRCRCGQDGGGNDGVSENSRNQSKRCMCVSDNDRYMQSNPPSHRNCHCEDGDREVSRKTYENSNENSNENTNKNSNENTNKNSNENTNRIRDVEKARGKNTESAWVSSKVTSTPPDNPLPFSKETTCSHQKEEVIVPGKKTYRYVTVPVCITHGNAKSCVCCDCHEENDEDDEDNVNRTCDCDPQGHCSCLVSHSETHLHDEVLCECDMTNLERTLEHLIPNTDCTCFFNAPKKRRKRKRLGPTVRYDRFANPPFVLNPRPRCLAYSCNTCCCPVGRSCYNCDYSHACCCPCCW; this is encoded by the exons CGGCAACGGACGCAGAAAAGGAAGTCAAATACATCTAAGGCACAGCATAACCAGCCACTGGGACAAAAGGCACTGTCACTGTCTCAGAAGGCTCTGTCACATAAGGCACTAGCACAGCGGGCAATACCACAGGAGTCACAGGAGAAAAGGATTAAAATGGATAAACGTGAAGTCGGAACGAGAAGGACCTCTATAAGGACCATTGAGTCGTTGCACAGCAATGCCACCATGCTGGAGGCGGACCGCCAAAGTGACTTTCGTCCCAATTCCGAAGGTATATCGGCGGCTTCGTCTATAATGGACCCGACAGGGGCTTCCCAAacgcagcaacagccacagcaacccACAATCCTGCTGATTGTTGTCAA CAAACCGCCAGAGAATCAGTTCTATCCACCTCCAGGAGCCGGGTACGGCCCAGGTCCAGCCAGAGGAGCCCCCAA CTACTATAATCCGCCGCCTGGACCTGGATTTGGACTTGGACGAGGACCACCTGGCTATGGACCTGGACCAGGACCACCTGGATATGGACGACCACCAGGACCACCAGGGTATGGGCCTGGTCCAAACTATGGTCAGTATCCTGGATATGGACCTGGCCCAAACTATGGCATGGAACGTCGTCGCAA CGACGGCTACCGGGAGAATCGTCCGTTTCAGCAACGCAG CCATAGAGGAGACCCCCGGGATCGGAGAGACTCATTCCAAGGCGATGACCGTTATCGTcaacctccacctccacctgcGCAAGGCTG GCGAGGGGGACCCCCTCCTCGTGG GAGGAGAAACAGTGAAAGTTCTCGACGAACAAATGAAGAGCGTGAAGGAGACCGTGGACAAGTATCCAGATGTCGATGTGGACAGGACGGTGGAGGAAATGATGGAGTCTCAGAAAATAGCAGAAACCAGAGTAAACGATGTATGTGCGTAAGTGACAATGATCGCTATATGCAAAGTAATCCACCAAGTCACAGGAACTGCCATTGCGAGGACGGCGACCGGGAGGTATCCAGAAAAACCTATGAAAATAGCAACGAAAATAGCAAcgaaaataccaacaaaaatagcaacgaaaataccaacaaaaatagcaaCGAAAATACCAACAGAATTCGAGACGTCGAGAAAGCCCGAGGGAAAAATACGGAGTCAGCATGGGTCAGCAGCAAGGTCACGTCAACGCCTCCCGACAATCCTCTGCCGTTCAGCAAGGAAACGACCTGCTCTCaccagaaggaggaggtgATTGTGCCAGGCAAGAAGACCTATCGCTATGTCACAGTTCCCGTGTGCATCACCCATGGCAATGCAAAATCTTGTGTGTGCTGCGACTGCCATGAGGAgaacgacgaggacgacgaagACAATGTGAACCGCACGTGTGATTGCGATCCCCAAGGACATTGCAGCTGCCTGGTGAGTCACAGTGAAACTCATTTGCACGATGAGGTCCTGTGCGAGTGCGATATGACCAATCTGGAGCGAACGCTGGAACACCTCATACCCAATACGGACTGTACGTGCTTTTTCAACGCCCCGAAGAAGAGACGCAAGAGGAAGCGCCTTGGTCCAACGGTCCGATACGATCGCTTTGCAAATCCCCCCTTTGTCCTGAACCCCAGGCCGCGTTGCCTGGCGTATAGCTGCAACACCTGCTGCTGTCCGGTGGGCAGGAGCTGCTACAACTGCGACTACAGTCATGCTTGCTGCTGTCCATGTTGTTGGTGA
- the LOC4817004 gene encoding uncharacterized protein CG42266 isoform X2: MLCDDEAPPEQSVCRCPTCVLRKPVDVPWPEALELEAEEKAKEEQAEEQRLQEERQRTQKRKSNTSKAQHNQPLGQKALSLSQKALSHKALAQRAIPQESQEKRIKMDKREVGTRRTSIRTIESLHSNATMLEADRQSDFRPNSEGISAASSIMDPTGASQTQQQPQQPTILLIVVNKPPENQFYPPPGAGYGPGPARGAPNYYNPPPGPGFGLGRGPPGYGPGPGPPGYGRPPGPPGYGPGPNYGQYPGYGPGPNYGMERRRNDGYRENRPFQQRRGDPRDRRDSFQGDDRYRQPPPPPAQGWRGGPPPRGRRNSESSRRTNEEREGDRGQVSRCRCGQDGGGNDGVSENSRNQSKRCMCVSDNDRYMQSNPPSHRNCHCEDGDREVSRKTYENSNENSNENTNKNSNENTNKNSNENTNRIRDVEKARGKNTESAWVSSKVTSTPPDNPLPFSKETTCSHQKEEVIVPGKKTYRYVTVPVCITHGNAKSCVCCDCHEENDEDDEDNVNRTCDCDPQGHCSCLVSHSETHLHDEVLCECDMTNLERTLEHLIPNTDCTCFFNAPKKRRKRKRLGPTVRYDRFANPPFVLNPRPRCLAYSCNTCCCPVGRSCYNCDYSHACCCPCCW, from the exons CGGCAACGGACGCAGAAAAGGAAGTCAAATACATCTAAGGCACAGCATAACCAGCCACTGGGACAAAAGGCACTGTCACTGTCTCAGAAGGCTCTGTCACATAAGGCACTAGCACAGCGGGCAATACCACAGGAGTCACAGGAGAAAAGGATTAAAATGGATAAACGTGAAGTCGGAACGAGAAGGACCTCTATAAGGACCATTGAGTCGTTGCACAGCAATGCCACCATGCTGGAGGCGGACCGCCAAAGTGACTTTCGTCCCAATTCCGAAGGTATATCGGCGGCTTCGTCTATAATGGACCCGACAGGGGCTTCCCAAacgcagcaacagccacagcaacccACAATCCTGCTGATTGTTGTCAA CAAACCGCCAGAGAATCAGTTCTATCCACCTCCAGGAGCCGGGTACGGCCCAGGTCCAGCCAGAGGAGCCCCCAA CTACTATAATCCGCCGCCTGGACCTGGATTTGGACTTGGACGAGGACCACCTGGCTATGGACCTGGACCAGGACCACCTGGATATGGACGACCACCAGGACCACCAGGGTATGGGCCTGGTCCAAACTATGGTCAGTATCCTGGATATGGACCTGGCCCAAACTATGGCATGGAACGTCGTCGCAA CGACGGCTACCGGGAGAATCGTCCGTTTCAGCAACGCAG AGGAGACCCCCGGGATCGGAGAGACTCATTCCAAGGCGATGACCGTTATCGTcaacctccacctccacctgcGCAAGGCTG GCGAGGGGGACCCCCTCCTCGTGG GAGGAGAAACAGTGAAAGTTCTCGACGAACAAATGAAGAGCGTGAAGGAGACCGTGGACAAGTATCCAGATGTCGATGTGGACAGGACGGTGGAGGAAATGATGGAGTCTCAGAAAATAGCAGAAACCAGAGTAAACGATGTATGTGCGTAAGTGACAATGATCGCTATATGCAAAGTAATCCACCAAGTCACAGGAACTGCCATTGCGAGGACGGCGACCGGGAGGTATCCAGAAAAACCTATGAAAATAGCAACGAAAATAGCAAcgaaaataccaacaaaaatagcaacgaaaataccaacaaaaatagcaaCGAAAATACCAACAGAATTCGAGACGTCGAGAAAGCCCGAGGGAAAAATACGGAGTCAGCATGGGTCAGCAGCAAGGTCACGTCAACGCCTCCCGACAATCCTCTGCCGTTCAGCAAGGAAACGACCTGCTCTCaccagaaggaggaggtgATTGTGCCAGGCAAGAAGACCTATCGCTATGTCACAGTTCCCGTGTGCATCACCCATGGCAATGCAAAATCTTGTGTGTGCTGCGACTGCCATGAGGAgaacgacgaggacgacgaagACAATGTGAACCGCACGTGTGATTGCGATCCCCAAGGACATTGCAGCTGCCTGGTGAGTCACAGTGAAACTCATTTGCACGATGAGGTCCTGTGCGAGTGCGATATGACCAATCTGGAGCGAACGCTGGAACACCTCATACCCAATACGGACTGTACGTGCTTTTTCAACGCCCCGAAGAAGAGACGCAAGAGGAAGCGCCTTGGTCCAACGGTCCGATACGATCGCTTTGCAAATCCCCCCTTTGTCCTGAACCCCAGGCCGCGTTGCCTGGCGTATAGCTGCAACACCTGCTGCTGTCCGGTGGGCAGGAGCTGCTACAACTGCGACTACAGTCATGCTTGCTGCTGTCCATGTTGTTGGTGA